The Musa acuminata AAA Group cultivar baxijiao chromosome BXJ1-3, Cavendish_Baxijiao_AAA, whole genome shotgun sequence genome window below encodes:
- the LOC103979955 gene encoding uncharacterized protein LOC103979955, producing MPSGAKKRKAARRKKEMALPSADPSSQDSGHSDELMPAEDSKESDDGSPTSSSSSSSSQDHHRSRSAEELLGSDAVVFDSTAESGKGVALAEEVEAESPVAVEEPAYTTTVESFAESEDVVVEFPKSEKEDEEVAEESAVLVEKVVALAEEDRRLDEVAAKVLEETSGGVKEVPLPDADEAVDQLGESGDARCVAGKAENLPTAEVSPGALPVVHHATWWNCCGLLDVFACSRR from the exons ATGCCGTCTGGTGCGAAGAAGCGGAAGGCGGCCAGGCGCAAGAAGGAGATGGCCCTCCCTTCTGCTGATCCTTCTTCTCAAG ATAGTGGGCATAGCGATGAGTTGATGCCGGCTGAGGACAGCAAGGAGAGCGACGATGGATCCCCGACATCTTCCTCTTCGTCTTCGTCATCTCAGGATCACCATCGCTCTCGATCTGCCGAGGAGTTGTTAGGATCTGATGCTGTTGTGTTTGATAGCACAGCGGAGAGCGGCAAAGGAGTGGCCTTGGCTGAGGAAGTTGAAGCTGAGTCCCCCGTTGCTGTAGAGGAACCAGCTTATACCACTACGGTCGAGTCCTTCGCTGAATCGGAGGATGTGGTTGTCGAATTCCCTAAATCTGAGAAGGAAGATGAGGAAGTAGCCGAGGAATCGGCTGTTCTTGTTGAAAAGGTTGTCGCTTTGGCTGAAGAGGATAGACGTCTTGATGAGGTTGCTGCTAAGGTTCTTGAGGAGACTTCAGGCGGAGTGAAAGAAGTGCCGCTTCCTGATGCGGATGAGGCTGTCGATCAGCTTGGTGAGAGTGGCGACGCCCGCTGTGTTGCTGGGAAAGCTGAAAATTTGCCGACTGCTGAG GTGTCGCCTGGTGCCTTACCGGTTGTGCATCACGCAACATGGTGGAATTGTTGTGGATTGCTTGATGTATTTGCATGTTCTAGGAGATAA